The Candidatus Vicinibacter proximus sequence AAGTTTTGCATTCATGACTGGCATTGAAGTCTTGGACCTCTTATAATCCTCCGGACGCATCTCCACATTGAAAATATCTTCCCAACCATCATTGTTTACATCTCCAAAATCTGTTCCCATCGCATAATAAGCGGTATGTCTTACGATGTCCTTGATGGCTTCTTTAAAAGTTCCATTCCCCTGGTTCTGGTAGTAGTAATCGTTTTCGACAAAGTCATTCGAAATGTAAATATCCTCATCTCCATCCTGATCGAGATCTCCAGTGGTCACGCTGAGTCCATAACCGAATCCTCCTGTAAGACCGGCTTCTTCTGTAACCATGCTGAAGGTATTGTCACCGTTGTTGCGATACAAATTATTTCTGCTCAGCAAACTTCCATTCTTTTTTCCCTCCATCACCTGATCGATGTTCAGGTAGAATTTTTCAGGACGGTTGGTCACAATTAAATCCAAATCATTGTCCTTGTCGTAATCAAAGAAAGAGGCCGCTATCGAAAATCCTATATCCGCAATTCCATATCGGGAACCTTCTTCAGAAAATTTATTGTTGCCCTTATTTATAAAAAGCAGATTGGCATTATTGGTTGGTTCATTTTTAAAACCTCCACGACAGACATAAATATCCAGCAAGCCATCTCCGTTTACATCCGCCATGGCCACCCCGCTTCTCCATCCACTGAAAGCTGAAATACCGGAAGATTCAGAAATGTCTTCAAATTTAAAATTTCCCTTGTTCAGGTATAATTTATCCTTGGCACGATTGGCGGTAAAATAAATATCCAGCAAACCATCATTGTTGATGTCACCCAGACCTACACCTGCGCCATTGTATAGATAGTTGAAATTAAAGATATGCTCTTCTGCATATTCGAATAATTTATTCTCAAACAATACACCTGATTTTTGAGGATCCACCAATTCAAATAAGGGGCCTGAGGGACTGCTTTTTTTCTGGTTGCAAGAGGGGATGCTCATTGCAAAAGCTGTAACCAAAGCACAAATAATTAATGTATTTAACCTGATCATTTTTCTAATTGTTTTTAGCCAGTACCTGAAGGTTGCCATGGTTGTTGGCAACCAATATCATATCCTGTCCATTCACTTTAATTTTTTGTACATCGCGTACATTGTTTTTTAAAAATACACCTGAATTCAAAACCGTCTGTGGTATAAATTTTCCACTTTTTTGCAACAACAGCAATCCGATGGATGCATCTGCCGGAGTCGTTTCTACCTCTGTGTCAAACTGGTTGCCTGCAAGTAGCAAATCTTTTACTGCGTCGCCATCAAAATCTCCGGTCACGATGCCATTAACTGCAGAAAATTGTGCTTCCACAGGCAATGACAGTCGCTCAAATTTTCCTCCTTGATTCATGAGTATTATGGAACTAAATTCCTTTGCCTGTAAATGCATGGCTTTTTTTAGATTTTCTCCGTAGATGTCCTCCAAAGTTGCATCAGCATATTGATGAAAGCTGGGAAATTTTTTTGAGATAAAAGGCATCTGCTCAGAACTGCACTGCTTTCCACGCACAGGTACCATGCGGTCACCATCAAATTTTGCCAGCACAATGTCCATGGTTTTATTTCCATCAAAATCCATCGCATAGACAGAAAAAGGTTTTTCCTGAGAGGCATGAAACTTATAATTTTCACCCAGATTTCCACACAACAAATCCACATCACCATCGCCATCTATGTCTTCTGCCACCAACTTATTCCACCAACCTTCCGTATTTTGTAACTGATATTTTTCAGCGGATGCCAATTGAAATTGTCCATTTGAAAATTCCCATATCTGTATGGGCATCCATTCACCAGCAATCACTAATTCATTTTTTTTATCACCGTTCACATCACACCATACAGCACTGGTAATCATCCCTGCTTTTTTTAATCCGGGTGCAAATTCCTGGGTACGATTCATGAAGTTTCCGTTTCCGGAATTGATCAGGATATAACTTTCGGGAGCCATAGGATATTGGTTAGGAACTAATCGCCCTGCCCTGAATAAATCAAGATCACCGTCCCCATCAAAATCTCCGGCCACCACACAGGAACCTGAGGATGAAATGGCAGGAAGATTTTTGGAGGCATTAAAATTCCCTTTTCCATTATTCAAATACAATCTATCCTGATAAGCATTTCCTTCCGGAGATTCACTGCCCCCTGACACTACATAAAGATCCGAATCCTTGTCGCCATCGGCATCAAAAAATAAAGCAGCCATATCTTCATACGCCTGATCGGATGCTAATGCCGGCTGAGAACTTTGTGAAAAATTTCCATCAACAGACTGCACATACAAGGCTCCTGCCTGGCCTTTTGCACCGCCAATAAAAAAATCTTCGCGACCGTCTGCATTTACATCCCCGACGGCCATGAATGGCCCCAGTCTGCTCATGCGTTGTGGCAAGAGTATTTGTGTGCGGTAGTCATTAAACTCGTTCTCCTGATGCTTAAAAACAGGTTGGATGAGCTCCATGGTTTTTTCTTTAAAAAGACTTTTGATATTATGATTGAAAACAAATTTTTCTTTGGCATTCTTATACTTCAGTTTTAGTACCCGGTCTACTTTAACATTTTTCAATTTTTCCATCCGCCCATCAGGCCAAATGATCTCCAACTGATCTACTGAATTTTCATTTCCCAAACCAAAATGTACAAAGGCTTCACTGGTGGAGAGATATCCACGGGTGGTACGCATTTCTGCACCGAATACTTTTTCTTTTATTTGAAGATTTATTTTTGCGCCAATTCCTTGTGCATTTGTGGAGGGCCCTTCGCATTGAATCCTCAGATAATGTTGATCACCCTTCAAATCATTGCGATAAACAAAAGGAGTGCCGTCCAGATTATTGACCACCAGATCCACATCCCCATCGTTGTCCAGATCCCCTGCTGCAGCACCGTTGGAATAGGAAGGTTCATCCATTCCCCATTCCTTCATCACTTTTTTAAAATGAAGATTGCCTTCATTGTGAAACATATAATTCACAATTTTAACCGTAGGAAAGTGACTGAACAATTCTTCCACCGTATTAAATTTTTCACCCTTTTGAATAAGTGCATCCACGATTTTATCACCATCCTGATCGTTCAAGTCACGCCGGAAACCATTGGTAATGTAAATGTCGCGCAGGCCATCATGGTCAAAATCAACCATCAAAGGTGCCCAGGACCAATCTGTCTTGTCAAGTCCGGTCATCTGTGCGATGTCGGAGAAAAATCCGTTGCCACGATTTAATTGCAAGGTGTTGTGCATGTATTGTACATGCATGTTCAAACGACTCATTGTATCGTACACCGCAGGATTCATGGCAGGCATGGAAGTCTTGGATCTTTTATAATCCTCCGGTCTCATTTCAAGGACCATAAGATCTTCCAGTCCATCGTTGTTCACATCGCCTGCATCGGCGCCCATCGAACTGAACGAAATGTGATTGGAAAATTCATTGATGGATTCTTTAAAGGTGCCGTTTTTCTGATTGACAAAATAAAAATCCGGCCAGCGGAAATCATTGCAGACATAAAGATCCTGAAATCCATCCTGATTAAAATCTCCTGCAATTACATTCAGTCCGTAACCGAAATTGGGATGAATACCTGCAGCAGATGAGATGTCCGAAAATTTACCATTCCCTTCATTGCGGTAAAGTCGGTGTCGGGAAAGTGAGCTGTTCACATTTTTCTCTGCTTCAAACTGTGCAAAAGTTTTATTGAATCGCTCCGGACGATTGGTGACATACAGATCCAAATCATGATCGTTGTCCATGTCAAAAAAAACAGAGGCGATGGCGTAACCATTGTTTTCTATCCCATAGCTTGCGGCGCTTTCGATAAAAGTTAAATCGCCCTGATTGATGAACAATAAATTTGTATTTTCTATCGGGTCCTGAAAATGATCTCCCCTGCACACATAAATGTCCATCCAACCATCAGCATTGATATCTACTACACTCACGCCATTTTTCCAACCTTTAAATTTTGAAATTCCGGAAGACTCAGAAATATCTTCAAATCTGAAATCCCCCTTGTTGAGGTAGAGTTTATCGGCCACTTGATTTCCTGTGAAGTACAAATCCTGCTTGCCATCGTTGTTGAAATCTGCTATGGCAACGCCACCCCCATTAAACATATAAGCAGAATAGTAAATGTTCTCGTTTATGGTTTCCTGAATGCTGTTGTTAAACAAAATGCCCGTCTGCCCCGCTTCCATTTTGGTGAATCGCATGCCGGCAGGTCCGGATTGATTCCCTTGTTTGCAGGAAATCAACAAAAATAAAAAAAACAAACAGTGACTTAAGAAATGGCCGGATTTCATGGATGGTCGACTTAAAAAGCAAAAATACTTAGAAAGCACCAAAAATCATGACCAAAACGATACAATCTCCTGATTTTCAACATTATGATTGAGGGACAGTGCCTTTATACATGAGTACTTAGCCTAATGTAATTTTTTCCAATTGACTAAACCAAACTGTTAAGGATAGAATATTCCTTCATCTGGACCCATACAGAAAATACTCAGCCTTTGAAGATCTTACCGGATTGGTAAGTCACGCCTTCCGAAACAATCCGATACAGATACATGCCATCAGGTATTTGTTCTGTGGGTACTTGATGTGTCCTGGTGGAATTGTCCAGCTCTTTGTAGAATGTGCGGACACCTTGCAGATTAAACAATTCAAACTCATAATTAATCCTGAATGGATACTCGTATAAAAATTCAATGTGCAAATATTCCCGTACCGGATTCGGGCTTACCAAAAATGATTTACCGAGGTCCACTCTGTACAAACTGTCGCAGGAGGTTCCGACCATGGGGCCTAATTTAAAATTAGGAAAATAAGGCAAGATACCCGAATGATAATTTGGAAGCGCTACATCTCTTTGTATAAAATTACATGCTTTTCCTTTTTCATCCGGTCGATTGACCCTGTGCAGGTAGATGTTGGAACTGCCAAAAATAGACATATAAATTCTATCATCCGGCGCCAACCTTGTCTGAAAAAATGCAGTGCCAAACATATCCTGGAAATAAAAAGTATCCCATACCGCTACCAGAACTTCGCTTTCCTGAATGTATCTTTTACTCAAATCATATTGCCACAATCGGTACACATCATTGAAATATAAAAAGCGACTGTTGGGGGAAAAGCATACACTCGTCGCATAATTCATGCTGTCCCGGGGATAAAGATGTACAGGATTGCTGAACCATCCTGTACATCTGTCAAAATCAAATATCTGGGCATGGTCTTCTCGCAAACAACTCGCATATTTTGTGCCATCCGGACTAAAGCAGGCATTGCCATTAAAGGTATCGCCCGGTCCGGGACCTGCCAAACCTATGGCTTGCTGATGATGCAGATGAATACCTGAAGGATCCAGCAAAAATAGGTAGTACAGGTTGTACACACCATGACGGATGGGTATCCACCAATCCCGACCATTGGCATGTCTGCACGCAGCAGTCTGGCTTTTGTTTAAGGTATCCCGGATAAGCACCCGGTTCTTGGTTGTAACAGCCCCCAATCCACCCTCCAAAGTCATGTCCACGATGGAATAGTACAAGACATCGGAATAATTATATCCCTCCTTAACCGTTCCCCCTAGCTTTAATCCTTTATGAATGATTACGAATTTTTGATCGTCAGCGGGATGCGGAAGCACGATTGATCCATTTTGTACAGGATATGTATATCCCTCATACCCGTTCCAGATACTCCCAGGATTAAGAGTATCTCCATTTACCATCACCTCGTGATTTCTATTAAATACACAAGCCCCATTGGTGTAAAATGCAAACTCTCCTTCTTGATTACTTACGTTTACATAATTTAACCAATTGTCTGCTCTTTCATTTCCTTTAAGTTGATATTCTATTTCTAAAGAATTTGCCCCAAATTTCAAAAAGGAAAAACCAAATTTTGGGACATACATAGGGTCTTCCGAACCATATCCCAGCAGCCATATATGATCGTATTTTTGAGCTGTCATAATACAGTTTAAAATCATTATAAGTCCTACAGAAAAAATAAATTTCATGAATGTTGAGTGAGGATTGAATTAAACTTTCACAATTCTTCTGATAATCGTCTTGCCATTATTGCATATGAATTTTATCCAATACACACCTGGTAAAATATGATGTACATCCATTTCAAATACATTTGAATGGTTGACGAAATGTTCGTACACTACAAACCCATCCACATTTACAATGGCTACTTTGTTCACACCATCAATTTTTTGTGAATGAACTTGTATCAAATCTTGACATGGCACAGGATAAAGTTGCAATTCCTCTCCACTTTTATCATTATTCGTTCCAGTGGTTAATTCCTCAGTTTCTTCACAAAACATCAAGGGCGCCCTGTAAAAATTAACTGAATCCGGTAAAAATGTATGTGCCCATAAAGCAGCTTTGCCGACTTCATTTACACAGCTTCTTGCCAGACTATCCAACGTATCCATCTCGTAAGCTGATGGACTTTGACCCAGTATCTGATTTAAATAAATTCTGTTGAGGAATTTTTCATTCTTCTCACAATCCAGTGTGGCTCCTAATGATTCATTAACTTCTAGTAATTCTTCAGCTATGCATTGATCCATAATCTGTATAATTTAATTAATTCTACACATCTACCTGAAGCAAACCAGAATGAATAATGTCGATTAACTAATTTAATTTTTGCTAAAAGGCAGATAAAGAAAAAATAAAATGCATTTACTTCAGAATCAAATATAATAATTTATTAAGTAGATTCAAAATATATCTAAAGTTATTTATTTCCACTAGAGTAGAACAATAAATTACTAATAAATCTAAGAAAATAAATTAAAAATTTTCCCTTAAACAAATGTTGAGGCTATCCCTTGAAAATACATCAGAAAACTGATACCTCACACTCTTGGTGCCGCATTCAGAATTTCTTCTGATGCCTTGCTGCTGTACTTGCTGAAATTTTCCACAAACATTCTGGCAAGGTCTGCAGCTTTCCTGTCATACTCTGCAGGATCGTTCCAGGTGTTTCGTGGATTTAAAACTTCTGCAGGTACTCCAGGACAATGGCTTGGATAATGCAAGCCAAAAATTCCGTGGGTGTCGTAGGACAAATGATCCAACTCACCCTTCAGTGCCGCGGTGATCATGGCACGTGTGTAGGATAGCTTCATTCTGGATCCAACGCCATAGGGTCCACCGGTCCAACCGGTATTGATCAACCAAATGTGGGGATTGTGTTTTTCGATTTTCTCGCCCAACATCTCTGCATAAAAGGTAGGATGAAGGGGTAAAAATGGAGCACCAAAGCAAGCAGAGAAAGTTGCTTTTGGTTCCGTAACTCCGGCTTCAGTCCCGGCTACCTTTGCAGTATAGCCGGAAATGAAATGGTACATGGCCTGAGCCTTGGTAAGCCTGGAGATCGGAGGCAAAATGCCATAGGCATCACAGGTCAGAAAAAAGATGTTTTTGGGATGGCCACCTATGGAGGGGATCAACGAATTTCTGATATGCCCCAGAGGATAGGATACTCTGGTA is a genomic window containing:
- a CDS encoding VCBS repeat-containing protein, whose protein sequence is MIRLNTLIICALVTAFAMSIPSCNQKKSSPSGPLFELVDPQKSGVLFENKLFEYAEEHIFNFNYLYNGAGVGLGDINNDGLLDIYFTANRAKDKLYLNKGNFKFEDISESSGISAFSGWRSGVAMADVNGDGLLDIYVCRGGFKNEPTNNANLLFINKGNNKFSEEGSRYGIADIGFSIAASFFDYDKDNDLDLIVTNRPEKFYLNIDQVMEGKKNGSLLSRNNLYRNNGDNTFSMVTEEAGLTGGFGYGLSVTTGDLDQDGDEDIYISNDFVENDYYYQNQGNGTFKEAIKDIVRHTAYYAMGTDFGDVNNDGWEDIFNVEMRPEDYKRSKTSMPVMNAKL
- a CDS encoding T9SS type A sorting domain-containing protein; the protein is MTAQKYDHIWLLGYGSEDPMYVPKFGFSFLKFGANSLEIEYQLKGNERADNWLNYVNVSNQEGEFAFYTNGACVFNRNHEVMVNGDTLNPGSIWNGYEGYTYPVQNGSIVLPHPADDQKFVIIHKGLKLGGTVKEGYNYSDVLYYSIVDMTLEGGLGAVTTKNRVLIRDTLNKSQTAACRHANGRDWWIPIRHGVYNLYYLFLLDPSGIHLHHQQAIGLAGPGPGDTFNGNACFSPDGTKYASCLREDHAQIFDFDRCTGWFSNPVHLYPRDSMNYATSVCFSPNSRFLYFNDVYRLWQYDLSKRYIQESEVLVAVWDTFYFQDMFGTAFFQTRLAPDDRIYMSIFGSSNIYLHRVNRPDEKGKACNFIQRDVALPNYHSGILPYFPNFKLGPMVGTSCDSLYRVDLGKSFLVSPNPVREYLHIEFLYEYPFRINYEFELFNLQGVRTFYKELDNSTRTHQVPTEQIPDGMYLYRIVSEGVTYQSGKIFKG
- a CDS encoding T9SS type A sorting domain-containing protein, with the translated sequence MDQCIAEELLEVNESLGATLDCEKNEKFLNRIYLNQILGQSPSAYEMDTLDSLARSCVNEVGKAALWAHTFLPDSVNFYRAPLMFCEETEELTTGTNNDKSGEELQLYPVPCQDLIQVHSQKIDGVNKVAIVNVDGFVVYEHFVNHSNVFEMDVHHILPGVYWIKFICNNGKTIIRRIVKV
- a CDS encoding VCBS repeat-containing protein; its protein translation is MKSGHFLSHCLFFLFLLISCKQGNQSGPAGMRFTKMEAGQTGILFNNSIQETINENIYYSAYMFNGGGVAIADFNNDGKQDLYFTGNQVADKLYLNKGDFRFEDISESSGISKFKGWKNGVSVVDINADGWMDIYVCRGDHFQDPIENTNLLFINQGDLTFIESAASYGIENNGYAIASVFFDMDNDHDLDLYVTNRPERFNKTFAQFEAEKNVNSSLSRHRLYRNEGNGKFSDISSAAGIHPNFGYGLNVIAGDFNQDGFQDLYVCNDFRWPDFYFVNQKNGTFKESINEFSNHISFSSMGADAGDVNNDGLEDLMVLEMRPEDYKRSKTSMPAMNPAVYDTMSRLNMHVQYMHNTLQLNRGNGFFSDIAQMTGLDKTDWSWAPLMVDFDHDGLRDIYITNGFRRDLNDQDGDKIVDALIQKGEKFNTVEELFSHFPTVKIVNYMFHNEGNLHFKKVMKEWGMDEPSYSNGAAAGDLDNDGDVDLVVNNLDGTPFVYRNDLKGDQHYLRIQCEGPSTNAQGIGAKINLQIKEKVFGAEMRTTRGYLSTSEAFVHFGLGNENSVDQLEIIWPDGRMEKLKNVKVDRVLKLKYKNAKEKFVFNHNIKSLFKEKTMELIQPVFKHQENEFNDYRTQILLPQRMSRLGPFMAVGDVNADGREDFFIGGAKGQAGALYVQSVDGNFSQSSQPALASDQAYEDMAALFFDADGDKDSDLYVVSGGSESPEGNAYQDRLYLNNGKGNFNASKNLPAISSSGSCVVAGDFDGDGDLDLFRAGRLVPNQYPMAPESYILINSGNGNFMNRTQEFAPGLKKAGMITSAVWCDVNGDKKNELVIAGEWMPIQIWEFSNGQFQLASAEKYQLQNTEGWWNKLVAEDIDGDGDVDLLCGNLGENYKFHASQEKPFSVYAMDFDGNKTMDIVLAKFDGDRMVPVRGKQCSSEQMPFISKKFPSFHQYADATLEDIYGENLKKAMHLQAKEFSSIILMNQGGKFERLSLPVEAQFSAVNGIVTGDFDGDAVKDLLLAGNQFDTEVETTPADASIGLLLLQKSGKFIPQTVLNSGVFLKNNVRDVQKIKVNGQDMILVANNHGNLQVLAKNN